In one Nicotiana sylvestris chromosome 8, ASM39365v2, whole genome shotgun sequence genomic region, the following are encoded:
- the LOC138875385 gene encoding uncharacterized protein, giving the protein MPKIEEVDSRMKSYLYDIGYHRWSRVHATVDRTWTMTSNIAESLNTVTKDARELPIFDLLEYMRTLLEHWTNEKLLKAKGTFTFLGSKFNKELENNRTLSQKLRVRASTDHIHTVLDVVKRYIVCLENKKCSCGQFQLEELPCAHALAALRYRNETYENYRSPYYTRESLLRTYELPVNPLPDESKWNVPQHILNEVVNPPMGDKRQPGRPQKERYKTYDEIKSKKYKVSCGNCGGEGHNKRSCKNAPKKK; this is encoded by the exons atgcCGAAGATTGAAGAGGTAGACTCGCGTATGAAATCTTACCTATAtgatattggctatcatagatggtCACGAGTACATGCAACAGTGGATAGAACGTGGACAATGACATCAAATATTGCAGAGTCGTTGAACACTGTAACAAAAGATGCAAGAGAGCTACCGATATTTGACCTTTTAGAGTATATGCGGACACTGCTAGAACATTGGACCAACGAGAAGTTATTGAAGGCGAAGGGTACTTTCACATTTCTTGGGTCCAAATTCAACAAAGAATTAGAGAACAACAGAACATTATCTCAGAAGCTTAGG gtgagggcttcaacagaTCATATACATACTGTGTTAGATGTTGTGAAGCGGTACATTGTGTGTCTAGAAAACAAGAAATGTAGCTGTGGCCAATTCCAACTTGAAGAACTTCCATGTGCGCATGCTTTGGCAGCATTAAGGTATAGGAATGAAACATATGAAAACTATCGCTCTCCATATTACACAAGGGAGAGCCTTCTGCGTACGTATGAATTACCAGTAAATCCTCTTCCTGATGAAAGCAAATGGAATGTGCCACAACATATTTTGAATGAGGTAGTAAATCCACCGATGGGAGATAAAAGGCAGCCAGGGAGACCTCAAAAGGAAAGATATAAAACATATGATGAAATAAAGTCAAAGAAGTACAAGGTGTCATGTGGAAATTGTGGAggtgaagggcataacaaaagatcttgcaagAATGCGCCCAAGAAGAAATGA
- the LOC138875384 gene encoding uncharacterized protein — MSKITIMQQLNGNWDNYGRFRDFEVDAIVVDENASYSSSGSLKLLDIPSSPAIEEYQSEIITKSMQTAIEEGQVYQDKQTVVAAMKHFSVMHKFQFRVKRSSHRSYGLVCIGENCKWHFKATSINESAMFKIRSFNRQHTCSLMDETFIQRKRTAVVVGSMVIPKYYDPKTVYTLKDIQTDMLSEHEVNLSYMQAWRAKEKALQFLRGNPADSYSKLPKYFYILEETYPGSIVKLKKTVNECFLYAFVALCTSTSGWKYCRPVVVVDGTFLKSAYWGLC; from the exons ATGTCTAAAATCACAATCATGcaacaattgaatgggaattgggataacTATGGCAGATTTAGAGATTTTGAAGTTGATGCCATTGTGGTAGATGAGAATGCAAGCTACA GTTCGTCTGGATccctaaagttacttgatattcCATCCTCTCCAGCTATAGaggaatatcaaagtgaaataataacaaaATCTATGCAAACTGCTATTGAAGAAGGACAAGTGTATCAGGACAAGCAAACTGTAGTTGCTGCAATGAAGCACTTTTCTGTGATGCACAAGTTCCAGTTCAGAGTTAAAAGATCTAGTCATAGAAG CTACGGGCTTGTATGCATTGGTGAAAACTGTAAATGGCACTTCAAGGCAACGTCAATTAATGAATCTGCAATGTTCAAGATAAGGAGTTTCAACCGACAACACACATGCTCCTTAATGGACGAAACATTCATACAGCGCAAACGTACTGCAGTTGTAGTTGGTAGCATGGTCATTCCAAAGTATTATGATCCTAAGACTGTTTACACACTAAAGGACATACAAACTGACATGTTATCCGAACACGAAGTGAAcctaagctacatgcaagcatggagagcaaaggaaaaggctttacagtttttgagagggaatCCGGCTGACTCCTATAGCAAATTacccaaatatttttatattcttgaggAGACTTATCCTGGTTCGATTGTTAAATTGAAGAAGACAGTAAATGAATGTTTCTTATacgcatttgttgctctttgtacaTCAACAAGTGGTTGGAAATATTGTAGGCCAGTAGTAGTGGTTGATGGGACATTCTTAAAGTCAGCCTACTGGGGATTATGCTGA
- the LOC104216821 gene encoding ubiquitin carboxyl-terminal hydrolase 20-like, translated as METHSSEILETDTELVNSVNPRETLDRSSPNSPENSANSNKFEGLQMEEEELDSSPVRRYTPYSSYTSHWSQPWGPITNSKPLGSQLTSTAEPDDDEPSASGWPDGPNKVETTKSVSVGSLWNCHRDDDAKSFMLGAGLANLGNTCFLNSVLQSFMHTVSLIQGLKLNDHATPCDSYLKGFCVICALKELIDALLVSETGVVSPWKFVNNLSYFSSTFHRFQQEDAHEFLQCFLDKLEQCCDVSRPKGSPTLETENFVKQAFGGRLVSKLRCCNCGHCSDTYETLIDLSLEIEDVDSLATALESFTKVEKIEDSEIKFTCEKCKEQVSIEKQLVLDKAPSVAALHLKRFKTDGSLVEKIDKYVSFPLELDLHAYADNNQSDNEEMKYDLYAVIRHVGFSYTSGHYYSFIRSAPNEWYKFDDSKVIQVGEDFVLSQEAYVLFYAKRGTPWFSDFIEVQKPFIDPSILNTSPKSVLDNTDVVCVTSPRPPNPRALCVKGSNDAANELSPNSLNKVQDSDGKENVQTRSAPGPHGASNILHPKSPEVDKVSFPSILKENCSTLDPGAPSRTIYITPKTPSRSPSPEIYQEDPPENDYHIPRPHLRTADWVSCKKQLPKELEQNMERKQACTLIKKSMRGSRAQQLLAAMGGSHSGSSVNKKRRRMDVSPSRDDSSSTGRRRSSLGSVFRTVTAGSLR; from the exons ATGGAAACTCATTCCTCAGAAATCCTAGAAACTGACACTGAACTGGTTAATTCAGTAAATCCTCGCGAAACCCTAGATCGGTCTTCCCCAAATTCTCCTGAAAACTCAGCTAATTCGAACAAATTTGAAGGATTACAAATGGAGGAAGAAGAATTGGATTCATCACCTGTTCGGAGGTACACTCCATATTCTTCGTACACCAGCCATTGGTCTCAACCTTGGGGTCCAATCACCAATTCAAAGCCTTTGGGCTCACAATTGACTTCTACTGCTGAGCCCGACGACGACGAGCCATCCGCTTCTGGTTGGCCCGACGGGCCTAACAAAGTTGAAACTACGAAATCGGTATCAGTTGGGTCTCTGTGGAATTGTCATAGAGATGACGATGCTAAGTCGTTTATGCTG GGTGCAGGGCTTGCTAATTTAGGCAACACGTGCTTTCTAAACTCGGTATTGCAATCATTCATGCACACAGTGTCTCTGATTCAGGGCCTTAAGTTGAACGATCATGCCACACCCTGTGATA GTTACCTGAAAGGTTTCTGTGTAATTTGTGCGTTGAAAGAGCTTATTGATGCTTTACTGGTTTCTGAGACTGGTGTTGTCTCTCCCTGGAAATTTGTTAACAATTTAAGCT atttttcttCCACTTTCCATCGGTTCCAACAAGAAGATGCTCACGAATTTCTGCAATGTTTTCTGGATAAACTTGAACAATGTTGTGATGTTTCAAGACCAAAAGGCAGCCCAACTTTGGAGACTGAGAACTTTGTGAAGCAGGCTTTTGGAGGTCGTTTAGTTAGCAAA CTGCGGTGTTGTAATTGTGGCCATTGTTCTGACACTTACGAGACACTAATTGATCTGAGTTTGGAGATTGAGGATGTTGACAGCCTAGCCACAGCTCTGGAGTCTTTCACAAAGGTTGAGAAGATAGAGgattcagaaataaaatttacaTGTGAAAAATGTAAGGAGCAAGTCTCCATTGAGAAGCAGCTTGTGCTGGATAAGGCCCCTTCTGTTGCTGCCCTTCATTTGAAGAGATTCAAAACTGATGGTTCTCTTGTTGAGAAGATTGACAAATATGTTTCATTTCCACTGGAATTGGACTTGCATGCTTATGCTGATAACAACCAAAGTGATAAT GAAGAAATGAAGTACGATCTTTATGCAGTTATAAGGCATGTAGGATTTTCATACACTTCTGGGCACTATTACAGCTTTATTCGCTCTGCTCCAAATGAATGGTACAAATTTGATGACTCAAAG GTTATTCAGGTTGGAGAAGATTTTGTTTTGTCGCAGGAAGCATATGTTCTGTTTTATGCAAAGAGGGGCACTCCCTGGTTTTCAGATTTTATTGAAGTGCAAAAGCCCTTTATAGATCCGTCCATACTGAACACCTCTCCCAAGTCAGTTTTAGATAATACAGATGTTGTCTGTGTTACTTCTCCGCGTCCGCCAAATCCGCGGGCTTTATGTGTCAAAGGCTCCAATGATGCTGCAAATGAGTTATCTCCCAATTCTCTCAACAAGGTTCAGGATAGTGACGGAAAGGAAAATGTGCAGACGAGGTCTGCTCCTGGACCACATGGTGCAAGTAACATTTTGCATCCCAAGTCACCTGAAGTGGATAAAGTGTCTTTTCCTTCAATACTCAAAGAAAACTGCAGTACTCTGGACCCCGGTGCACCTAGCAGAACTATATATATCACACCCAAAACGCCGTCTAGATCTCCGAGCCCAGAGATATATCAGGAAGATCCCCCAG AAAATGATTACCATATTCCCCGTCCTCATCTAAGAACAGCAGACTGGGTTTCCTGCAAAAAGCAACTGCCGAAGGAGCTAGAGCAGAATATGGAAAGAAAGCAGGCGTGTACCCTGATAAAGAAAAGCATGCGTGGGTCTAGAGCCCAGCAATTACTAGCTGCAATGGGCGGGTCACACAGTGGAAGTTCTGTTaacaagaaaaggagaagaatggaTGTATCTCCAAGTAGAGATGATAGTAGTTCTACCGGTCGCCGGAGGTCTAGCCTTGGCTCTGTGTTTCGTACTGTAACGGCTGGAAGCCTAAGATGA